The Primulina eburnea isolate SZY01 chromosome 8, ASM2296580v1, whole genome shotgun sequence genome contains a region encoding:
- the LOC140838956 gene encoding uncharacterized protein, with the protein MAVSLVLVRQKGTEQSPVYYISHALKGAELRYIVVEKLALALVTTARRLWSYFLSHPIMVLTNSPLGKIMTHADISGRLVKWTTEMGEYDIQYGLRTAIKAQALADFLAETLHVDIEDLWKVYVDGSSTNEDSGVGVLLISPKGDELKLAVRLDFRASINEAEYETVLAGLRAARQVGAARVHIFSDSQLVAHQMNGSYDIKNERLMEYVQAVEAAKELFTELVCKQIPREENEGADSLAKMASSLHSWKSREVVVQVELSPSLHYPSPEHEDNDWRAELLDYMRDGVLPEDPKKVYRMKRRSLRFILVNGTLYKRSASRPLLKCLGPKQSNYVLREIHEGCCGNHLGSYFLARKALLAGYFWPTMLKDALAIVISCDSCQRHAKLQHQPAALMKSIVTACPFDQWGIDIVGPFPTAPA; encoded by the coding sequence ATGGCTGTCAGTTTAGTCTTGGTGAGACAAAAAGGCACCGAACAAAGCCCCGTATATTACATCTCTCACGCCCTCAAAGGAGCGGAGCTCAGATATATAGTTGTGGAGAAGCTTGCTCTGGCTTTGGTCACAACAGCTCGAAGACTATGGTCATACTTTCTATCTCACCCCATTATGGTCCTCACTAACAGTCCTCTCGGGAAGATAATGACTCATGCTGATATCTCGGGAAGGTTGGTGAAATGGACCACCgaaatgggagaatatgacATTCAATATGGACTCAGGACCGCAATAAAGGCACAAGCTTTGGCCGATTTTCTTGCTGAGACTTTACATGTTGATATAGAAGATCTTTGGAAAGTATATGTGGATGGTTCATCCACCAATGAAGACAGTGGTGTTGGTGTGTTATTGATCTCTCCGAAAGGGGATGAACTAAAGTTAGCTGTGAGACTAGACTTTAGGGCATCCATCAACGAGGCGGAATATGAGACGGTCTTAGCGGGCCTAAGAGCCGCACGGCAAGTCGGAGCTGCTCGGGTCCACATCTTCTCTGATTCTCAACTGGTGGCTCACCAAATGAATGGATCCTATGATATCAAAAATGAAAGATTGATGGAATACGTACAAGCGGTGGAGGCGGCTAAAGAACTCTTTACAGAACTGGTTTGTAAGCAGATCCCCAGGGAGGAGAATGAGGGAGCCGACTCCCTCGCAAAAATGGCAAGCTCACTTCACAGTTGGAAATCAAGAGAGGTGGTGGTCCAAGTAGAACTAAGTCCTTCTTTGCACTACCCCTCTCCTGAGCACGAAGACAATGACTGGCGCGCTGAGTTATTGGATTACATGAGAGATGGAGTGCTCCCCGAAGATCCAAAAAAGGTATACAGGATGAAGCGAAGGAGCCTTCGGTTTATACTGGTCAACGGAACTCTTTACAAGAGGTCAGCCTCTCGGCCTCTTCTCAAGTGCTTGGGTCCCAAGCAATCTAACTATGTGCTAAGGGAGATTCATGAAGGCTGTTGCGGAAATCACTTGGGATCTTACTTTCTAGCGCGAAAGGCACTCTTGGCCGGATATTTCTGGCCCACTATGTTAAAAGACGCTCTAGCCATCGTCATCTCATGCGACAGCTGCCAACGTCATGCTAAGCTCCAACATCAACCAGCTGCACTAATGAAGAGTATTGTGACAGCCTGCCCGTTTGACCAATGGGGGATCGACATTGTGGGACCTTTTCCCACGGCCCCAGCTTAG
- the LOC140838797 gene encoding vesicle-associated protein 4-2-like, protein METVEVKSPAKDGKIFGLFKLPFRNPPSTTSSSSNFSRNRQNNGHGNNKVRPQAEGSAGNSGSSVSFAARSLLPTRRRLKLDPSNKLYFPYEPGKQVQSAIRIKNISKSHVAFKFQTTAPKSCFMRPPGAILAPGESIIATVFKFVEHPENNEKPMNQKSGVKFKIMSLKVNEPMDYIPEMFDEQKDQVAVEQILKVVFLDVERPNPALDKLKRQLAEAVAELVARKKDSEDTGPKFVGEGLVIDEWKERREKYLARQQEAGQGIDSI, encoded by the exons ATGGAAACCGTCGAAGTAAAATCGCCGGCTAAAGACGGGAAAATTTTCGGGCTGTTCAAGCTTCCGTTCCGAAATCCGCCGTCTACGACCTCGTCTTCGTCGAATTTCTCCCGGAACCGGCAGAATAATGGTCACGGGAACAATAAAGTTCGGCCGCAGGCGGAGGGATCAGCTGGTAACAGTGGAAGCTCGGTATCTTTTGCGGCCAGATCTCTTCTCCCGACAAGGCGTCGTTTGAAGCTCGATCCCTCTAACAAGCTTTACTTTCCAT ATGAACCTGGCAAGCAAGTCCAAAGTGCAATCAGGATAAAAAATATCAGCAAGTCTCATGTAGCTTTCAAG TTTCAAACAACTGCACCAAAAAGCTGTTTCATGCGTCCTCCTGGGGCCATTCTTGCTCCCGGCGAAAGCATCATAGCCACTG TGTTCAAGTTTGTAGAGCATCCCGAAAACAATGAAAAGCCAATGAATCAGAAAAGTGGTGTGAAGTTTAAAATCATGAGCCTGAAAGTGAATGAACCAATGGACTACATACCAGAAATG TTTGATGAGCAGAAGGATCAAGTAGCTGTGGAACAGATACTCAAGGTTGTGTTTCTAGATGTGGAACGTCCCAATCCG GCTCTTGACAAATTAAAGCGTCAACTCGCCGAAGCTGTGGCTGAACTTGTGGCCCGTAAGAAAGATTCGGAAGATACAGGTCCCAAGTTTGTTGGAGAAGGACTGGTCATCGATGAATGG aaagaaagaagagaaaaatacCTGGCTCGACAGCAAGAAGCAGGACAAGGGATAGATTCAATATGA